A single Branchiostoma floridae strain S238N-H82 chromosome 11, Bfl_VNyyK, whole genome shotgun sequence DNA region contains:
- the LOC118425971 gene encoding glutathione hydrolase 1 proenzyme-like isoform X2, with the protein MAESVSVRMLDPAKPSDEQGDPTEPEETVDFLVPESTQNGSLQKQQPKRILKKMSKKYVAVGVAVALVVAIAMAIGLGVGLSRRPSRQEKTVGDSCVPDSPAVGSGGPYSRAAVAADAGRCSEIGSDILEKGGSAVDSAIASLLCVGIMNAHSMGIGGGFFMTVYNKETNTADIINARETAPAGASENMYASASSTTGGLAVAVPGEIRGYWEAHQRYGKLPWRDLFQPAIQLAEEGFCIGKAMAIAIDRTKDGIESPDSHMCDVFCDENNNVLGENQIMKWPKLAETLRAVADGGADAFYTGDIARNLAKDIQDANGIITEQDLRDYEAEMTSPLNITLDGGMTVLSPPPPSSGAVLSLILNILDGYRLNASSVDGTDNQILTYHRIVEAFKFAYAKRTELGDPNFIEIDELVRNMTSGDFADSLRLRIDDAMTHNYTYYGPSFALTPDGGTAHLSVLGPNGDAVSVTSTINLYFGAKLLSPSTGVLLNDEMDDFSSPNQTNFFGIPASPANFIRPGKRPLSSMSPAIVLDSNNDVRLVVGAAGGTKITTATAYAAIQNLWLGLDIKDAVEKPRLHHQLVPQRVDIESSRMFTPEAVLDGLRRKGHVTYEAGSAIVQAVAQVGSAITAACDSIKGGFPSGF; encoded by the exons ATGGCGGAGTCCGTCAGTGTGAGAATGCTGGATCCCGCCAAGCCTTCCGACGAGCAGGGAGACCCCACAGAGCCAGAGGAAACTGTGGACTTCTTGGTGCCGGAGTCCACTCAGAATGGAAG tttaCAAAAACAGCAACCAAAACGCATCTTGAAAAAGATGTCCAAGAAATACGTGGCCGTCGGTGTTGCAGTTGCGCTGGTGGTGGCGATAGCGATGGCTATCGGACTGGGCGTCGGGCTCTCGAGGAGGCCTTCCCGCCAGGAGAAGACCGTGGGGGACTCCTGCGTACCGGACAGTCCCGCGGTCGGCAGCGGGGGCCCGTACAGTCGGGCTGCCGTCGCCGCGGATGCAGGGAGGTGCTCGGAGATCGGCAG TGACATCCTTGAGAAGGGCGGTTCAGCCGTGGACTCCGCCATCGCCAGTCTGCTGTGCGTGGGCATCATGAACGCGCACAGCATGGGGATCGGAGGGGGGTTCTTCATGACCGTGTATAACAAGGAAACCAACACGGCAGATATCATCAACGCCAGGGAGACAGCCCCCGCGGGAGCCTCCGAAAACATGTACGCATCAGCTTCATCTACAACAG GCGGACTAGCTGTGGCCGTACCAGGTGAGATTCGAGGCTACTGGGAAGCTCACCAGAGGTACGGGAAGCTGCCGTGGAGAGACCTGTTCCAACCGGCTATACAGCTGGCGGAGGAGGGCTTCTGTATCGGCAAGGCGATGGCTATTGCTATAGACAGAACCAAAGATGGCATAGAGAGCCCAGACAGCCATATGTG TGACGTTTTCTGTGACGAGAACAACAACGTCCTGGGCGAAAACCAGATCATGAAGTGGCCAAAGCTTGCAGAAACGCTCCGTGCGGTTGCTGATGGAGGTGCAGACGCCTTCTACACCGGTGACATAGCCAGGAATCTGGCTAAGGACATACAAGACGCAA ATGGAATCATCACTGAGCAGGACCTCCGGGACTACGAAGCGGAAATGACGTCACCTCTCAACATCACTCTCGACGGAGGCATGACGGTCctgtctcctcctcctccttctagCGGAGCCGTCTTGAGCCTCATCCTAAACATCTTGGACG GTTACCGGTTGAACGCCTCCAGTGTAGACGGTACAGATAACCAGATCCTGACGTACCACAGGATTGTGGAGGCCTTCAAGTTCGCCTACGCCAAGAGAACCGAGCTGGGGGATCCCAACTTCATAGAAATCGATGAG CTCGTTAGAAACATGACGTCAGGTGACTTTGCCGACTCCCTGCGGCTGCGGATAGACGACGCGATGACGCACAACTACACGTACTACGGCCCGTCCTTCGCGCTCACACCTGACGGCGGCACGGCGCACCTGTCCGTGCTGGGGCCCAACGGAGACGCCGTGTCTGTTACCAGCACTATTAACCTGTA TTTTGGCGCCAAGTTACTTTCCCCGTCGACTGGCGTCCTCTTGAACGACGAGATGGACGACTTCTCCTCACCCAACCAGACCAACTTTTTCGGGATCCCGGCATCGCCAG CAAACTTCATCCGGCCCGGGAAGCGCCCCCTATCGTCCATGTCGCCCGCCATCGTGCTGGACTCCAACAATGACGTCAGACTGGTGGTCGGGGCTGCGGGAGGAACAAAGATCACCACGGCAACGGCTTAC gcggctattcaaaacCTGTGGCTGGGGCTCGACATTAAGGACGCTGTAGAGAAGCCGCGCCTGCATCACCAGCTGGTGCCACAGCGTGTCGACATCGAGAGCAGCAGGATGTTCACACCAGAG
- the LOC118425971 gene encoding glutathione hydrolase 1 proenzyme-like isoform X1, producing MAQFAAPPRTETRYRYPCTLTRTVSGDALSLLATLHRTEHTSATYSEGQLRRVNTESYSLQKQQPKRILKKMSKKYVAVGVAVALVVAIAMAIGLGVGLSRRPSRQEKTVGDSCVPDSPAVGSGGPYSRAAVAADAGRCSEIGSDILEKGGSAVDSAIASLLCVGIMNAHSMGIGGGFFMTVYNKETNTADIINARETAPAGASENMYASASSTTGGLAVAVPGEIRGYWEAHQRYGKLPWRDLFQPAIQLAEEGFCIGKAMAIAIDRTKDGIESPDSHMCDVFCDENNNVLGENQIMKWPKLAETLRAVADGGADAFYTGDIARNLAKDIQDANGIITEQDLRDYEAEMTSPLNITLDGGMTVLSPPPPSSGAVLSLILNILDGYRLNASSVDGTDNQILTYHRIVEAFKFAYAKRTELGDPNFIEIDELVRNMTSGDFADSLRLRIDDAMTHNYTYYGPSFALTPDGGTAHLSVLGPNGDAVSVTSTINLYFGAKLLSPSTGVLLNDEMDDFSSPNQTNFFGIPASPANFIRPGKRPLSSMSPAIVLDSNNDVRLVVGAAGGTKITTATAYAAIQNLWLGLDIKDAVEKPRLHHQLVPQRVDIESSRMFTPEAVLDGLRRKGHVTYEAGSAIVQAVAQVGSAITAACDSIKGGFPSGF from the exons ATGGCCCAGTTTGCCGCCCCTCCCCGTACTGAAACCCGATATCGCTATCCCTGTACCTTAACCCGGACGGTTTCCGGGGACGCCTTATCATTACTTGCCACGCTACATCGTACGGAACACACGAGTGCCACGTACAGTGAGGGTCAACTACGACGGGTAAACACAGAATCCTACAG tttaCAAAAACAGCAACCAAAACGCATCTTGAAAAAGATGTCCAAGAAATACGTGGCCGTCGGTGTTGCAGTTGCGCTGGTGGTGGCGATAGCGATGGCTATCGGACTGGGCGTCGGGCTCTCGAGGAGGCCTTCCCGCCAGGAGAAGACCGTGGGGGACTCCTGCGTACCGGACAGTCCCGCGGTCGGCAGCGGGGGCCCGTACAGTCGGGCTGCCGTCGCCGCGGATGCAGGGAGGTGCTCGGAGATCGGCAG TGACATCCTTGAGAAGGGCGGTTCAGCCGTGGACTCCGCCATCGCCAGTCTGCTGTGCGTGGGCATCATGAACGCGCACAGCATGGGGATCGGAGGGGGGTTCTTCATGACCGTGTATAACAAGGAAACCAACACGGCAGATATCATCAACGCCAGGGAGACAGCCCCCGCGGGAGCCTCCGAAAACATGTACGCATCAGCTTCATCTACAACAG GCGGACTAGCTGTGGCCGTACCAGGTGAGATTCGAGGCTACTGGGAAGCTCACCAGAGGTACGGGAAGCTGCCGTGGAGAGACCTGTTCCAACCGGCTATACAGCTGGCGGAGGAGGGCTTCTGTATCGGCAAGGCGATGGCTATTGCTATAGACAGAACCAAAGATGGCATAGAGAGCCCAGACAGCCATATGTG TGACGTTTTCTGTGACGAGAACAACAACGTCCTGGGCGAAAACCAGATCATGAAGTGGCCAAAGCTTGCAGAAACGCTCCGTGCGGTTGCTGATGGAGGTGCAGACGCCTTCTACACCGGTGACATAGCCAGGAATCTGGCTAAGGACATACAAGACGCAA ATGGAATCATCACTGAGCAGGACCTCCGGGACTACGAAGCGGAAATGACGTCACCTCTCAACATCACTCTCGACGGAGGCATGACGGTCctgtctcctcctcctccttctagCGGAGCCGTCTTGAGCCTCATCCTAAACATCTTGGACG GTTACCGGTTGAACGCCTCCAGTGTAGACGGTACAGATAACCAGATCCTGACGTACCACAGGATTGTGGAGGCCTTCAAGTTCGCCTACGCCAAGAGAACCGAGCTGGGGGATCCCAACTTCATAGAAATCGATGAG CTCGTTAGAAACATGACGTCAGGTGACTTTGCCGACTCCCTGCGGCTGCGGATAGACGACGCGATGACGCACAACTACACGTACTACGGCCCGTCCTTCGCGCTCACACCTGACGGCGGCACGGCGCACCTGTCCGTGCTGGGGCCCAACGGAGACGCCGTGTCTGTTACCAGCACTATTAACCTGTA TTTTGGCGCCAAGTTACTTTCCCCGTCGACTGGCGTCCTCTTGAACGACGAGATGGACGACTTCTCCTCACCCAACCAGACCAACTTTTTCGGGATCCCGGCATCGCCAG CAAACTTCATCCGGCCCGGGAAGCGCCCCCTATCGTCCATGTCGCCCGCCATCGTGCTGGACTCCAACAATGACGTCAGACTGGTGGTCGGGGCTGCGGGAGGAACAAAGATCACCACGGCAACGGCTTAC gcggctattcaaaacCTGTGGCTGGGGCTCGACATTAAGGACGCTGTAGAGAAGCCGCGCCTGCATCACCAGCTGGTGCCACAGCGTGTCGACATCGAGAGCAGCAGGATGTTCACACCAGAG